The nucleotide window TTTTTTAGAAAAATTAAATAGTTAGCCCATACATTTTATTGACATCTAATAGTCAATTTGTTACTCAAGGTAATGCATTTTTAATGTGCCGCCCCCTGGAGGGATGATGTATGGTCTTGAGTAGGAATAATTGAATGCCCCGCATTCCGGTAACGGAATCCGGGGTTTTTGCGTTCAGGACCGAATATTCGAAGATGCGATCCCAACCACAAAATAGGACCGGCCAAGCCGGTCAATTCAGTCACCGTTGATGAGGTTATGTAATTGAGCGATTCCACCGAGGCCGATCACCGCGCGCGCTCCAACTTTGTTCAAGGATGTGTGCAGCAATCACCTGATTCCGATGTCGCGTCATCCGTATTCCCCAGAAAGCCGCCCAAGAGAATCGTACAGTTTTGGAACGACCTGGACCGTTTGCCTGGAGACGTTAGAGATTGTCTCGAATCATGGAGAACGGTTGAGGAGCAAGGCTTTGAATTAGTCTTATTCGACGAGAGCAAAGCAGGAGAGTTTATTCACCGAAAACTGGGGCCCCGTTACAAGAACGCGTACGACAAATGCTATCATCCAGCAATGCAGTCTGACTTTTTTCGGCTCTGCTATATCCTCGTGGAGGGTGGGTGCTATGTGGATGCGGACGATGTTTATCATGGCCATGCTATCCAACATCTCTTCAACGATGGGCGACTAAAAATTCAGCCTCTATGCTACGACATGTCAACACATGGAATGGTGTCGCCATCAGCATTCACTAAACCGGGGGTAAACGACCCGAACTGGATATTTTACTTTAATAACAACCCACTTATTGCAGGTCGAGCACACCCCATCATAGAACTGGCACTTGCAAGAGCTACGTTAGCTCTTGAGCGTGATATTGCGGACGAGCTGCCAGACATCCAGTCGACAACCGGACCCGGAAACCTGACCAAAACAATTTTCGATACTGCAATAAAGAACGACGAGACAAGGAAAACTTTGGTTGTCCTCTGCGATTGGGAAAATATTGCTACCAGCAAATGGCCTCTCAGCTATAGGAACGACGAAAGGAACTGGAGACTCTCGGACCGAAGGGAATATCGACGATCTATCCTACAAAACGACAAGGGAGATGCATGAACCTCAGCAGACCCTTACTAGCACCTTCGAAACTTCTGTATGGAATCGCTATGAGATGTCGAAGGCTACTGCCAAGGCAAATCTCTCGGACATTCGGCTTCTCCAGCCCAGGGGAAGGACCTAAGATTGAGCGGATCTATGTCATCAATCTAGATCGCCAGCCAGCTCGTTTGGCCGAGATGGAACAGGAGCTAAGACACGTTTTGAATTGGTCTGGAGTTGAACTTTGGAACCTTACTGAGCGATCTGCTGCCGTCGATGCTAATCACTTTATGCTGGAACCGCTAAAAGATGCCGACATCGATCCAAGTTACACTCTCGGTGAACAGCTCTTCGTCGAGCCCCAACCGCTAGCTCTCCCCACCCGACTAGAACTCAATTCTCCGATCCAAATGAGTCGACCTGAGATTGCAGTCGCTCGCTCACACATCAACGTCTGGCGACAGGTGGCGGCGAGTAATCATGAGTACGCTCTCGTCCTAGAGGACGATGTGTGGTTTCGATCCGGGTTTGCCTCACATCTGGACCAGGCGTGGGGTGAAATCGAGGCCAAAGGCGACAGGAAAAGCAATTTCGACATTCTCTATTTGTCTTACGAGGAGGTAAAACACGGCGCCCCGAAGACCTTCCTCTCAAGTAATGTGTTCCGCCCACTGCGCGGGCTCTGGCATCTGTCCGGGTACGTTATTTCGCGCGAAGGCGCTGAGAAGCTCCTTCGACTCCTCCCTTGTCGGGGACCAGTGGATCTATGGATAAATCACCAGTTCAAAGTTCTGGATGTACACGCGACAAGACGGTCTATCATCAGCCAGCGACGAGATTTTAGCTCCACTAACTCATATTCAATACTTCCCTCACTCACGAAAATTGGCGCTATCACCAGTGAGGGTGCATCCTTGTTCCACGTTCGCCCAAGTGAGCGGCCTGTGTTTGCATTTGGGCCAGGAAGTTCTGGCCTTTCATCACTTGCAATGGCCCTGTCAATGCTCGGATACAGATGTTGCAGCGATCTCCAAACGCTCCCAAGTCCTGAATTTGAGATGCTCCTTACAGGAAGAGGTGATCGAGTTTTTGATGCATATGTTAACATCGGGTCTTTGAGGGGGGAGGTCCGGGCCCTCAGAGAGCGTTACCCTCAGGCTAAATTCATTGTCACCACTAGCAAGATTGAAGTTACAGATGAAGACGATTTTAAAATTCTAGATGATCTCAATGGTGCTGATATCGCCGTACTTCATTTAGAGTCATTCAATAAATGGCAGATTGTTTGCGAGCACCTCAGAAGCGCACCGCCAGCTTGTGCCTTCCCTGAGTTTGCTGACCTTGGACAGAGACAGCTCCTCTGCGGAACCATTGAAGCGGACGCGGTCCTGAACTGCGAGACGCCTAAACGTGATAAGTCGCCATGGGTTGTTGAGCCACGTCAGTGGTGGCAAGGTATTCGTTCCGTCCCGATAGAAGGGGGATCACCTATCACTACAGCTCCCGTTAGAGCAAGCGACTGTTTAAAATTTCTCGATACAAGACTTTGGCTTCTTCGAAATGATACCTTCACGGGCAATCTGGCGTTGTTTCGTCCCTCAAACATCGAATTCCGTTCTGGGCTCGGGGCTGCGCTCAATATCAAAAAGGAATCCTTAGGTGTTCGAGAATATAGCGCTGCATCGTTAACCAGTCGCGACCGATACCTATTCGGAAGATTTGAGGCAACCATTAAGGCGTCGAACGTACCTGGTGTGGTTACCGGTTTTTTTCTCCATCGCGATTCACCGAGGCAGGAAATTGATATTGAAATTGCGGGAAATCGAACAGATCGTCTCTTGGTCAATGTCTTTTACAATCCTGGTGACGAAGGCGCGAAGTTTGACTATGGATATAGAGGTGCACCAAGCTATATCGACCTTGGCTTTGACGCAGCTGAATCTTACCATCGGTTCGCTATAGAATGGGGTCCGTGCGAGATTCGCTGGTATGTTGACAATCGTCTGGTTCATAGGCGCGCTGATTGGGAACCCACGCCAATTCCCCACCTTCCAATGGCCCTCCATGTAAACGCTTGGCCATCTCGTTCCAAAGAACTTGCTGGTAGGCTAACCAACCGACGACTCCCAACAACAACTTTCATAAGATCAATCACGCTGGAAGCGAATCGACACCGGAGGTCTCTATCATTATGAATATTCTCTCCTATAACCCCGGTCATGACGGTGCAATCGCCTACCTGAAGGATGCTCAATTGCTGTTTTCTATTGAGGCAGAGAAGAACTCGAACTACCGATACTCACCTATATCCAGTCCTGACGTGTTCAACGCTCTTGGTGAACTCGACGAAATCCCCGACGTCATTTGTACAGGTGGTTGGTGGCCACGCGACCACTACGACTATTTACACGGGTCGAATGTTCATGTCGGGTACCGCGGCATGACGAAGAGCGACGTCATCGTAGACAAACGGCGCCTATTAGGAAGGCCAGTCCACTATTTCTCGTCTTCTCACGAGCGGTCGCACTTACTTTGCGCTTTCGGCATGTCAAGTCTACCGAAAGGGACTCCATGCTATGCGTTGGTATGGGAAGGGGCGATAGGCGCTTTCTACGAGATCGATTCCGAACTGAACATAACACTGCTTGCCGATGTCCTGAATCAAGTGGGGAATCGCTATGCCCTACTCTACGGCTTAGCCGATCCAACCTTTCCTAAGGATGGACCCTATCCTTGCTTCGAGTACGCAGGTAAGCTCATGGCCTTGGCCTCATTTTCAAATCGCAACACGCCTTCAGCCGAAGAAAGGAAACTTCTCGATTTTCTACTGGACAGTCCGTACCGAGAACTGAGCGCGTACGAAGGCCTTGAAAGTTCGAGATACTACAACGTGGGGGTGGATGATCCGGAATTTCGCAACTTCGCTGGTATTTTTAGCGACAAGATCTTTGATGTTTTTTATCAATTCGCGAAAACGAACATGAAAAAAAGAATGCCGCTAATCATCGCAGGTGGGTGTGGCCTAAATTGTGACTGGAATACCAAATGGAAGGAATCAGGCCTTTTCCCCGAGGTTTTCGTGCCGCCTGTTGCAAATGATTCAGGTTCTGCGATCGGGACGGCGATCGACGCCCAGTTCCACTTTACTGGAAACCCAAAGATCGATTGGAACGTCTATTCAGGGCTTGGCTTCGATACGGCAGGAGCTTTCGATATGGCGATGTATGATCTCTGCGAGGCTGATAATGAAAGGATTGCCGACATGTTAGCCAATGACCTAATTCTGGGATGGGTGAGCGGCAAATATGAAATCGGCCCTCGGGCATTGGGCAACCGTTCAATTCTCGCCGCACCATTCCAAGAAAGCACCAGAACGCGGTTGAATGAGATAAAGCAGCGCGAGCAATTCCGTCCGATTGCTCCTGTTTGCTTGGAAGAAGATGCTGCGCGGTGGTTTGGCTGCGACCACGCGAGTCCGCATATGCTTTATACATATAGAGCAAGAACGGATGCGCTAGCGGCTGTTACTCACGTGAATAAGACTGCCCGCATTCAGACAGTGTCATCTGCGACCAACCGAAGCTTGTACAACTTGCTCATCGCATTCAAGGCGCGTACTGGTTACGGCGTCTTGTGCAATACCTCGCTGAACTTCAATGGTAAAGGATTTATAAACAAGATAGATGATCTTTCATCATATGTCGTAAAGCATAATTTGGATGGCTTTGTTGTTGAAGGGCGAAGCTATATCTTGAAGTCGTCGAGGCGTTATCAGGCATACTTAGGCATGAGCAGCCTTTAGGGGGCGCCCTTCATATATTCACATTTGAGGAAGAGAGAGATTCAAGTGATTAATCCATTTACTGTTGACGGGGGCTAATGTGGGAATCTTGAGCTTTCTATTCGGCCAAAAGAACGTCCAAGACGGGGCTAGCAAGGTGGCTACAGGTCATGCGGGAAACAAAGACATTTCATTTATAGGTGGCATTGCTGAAATCAAGTCTATTGATTTCATGGGGGAATATCAAAAGTCTCCTTCTGGAGAATGGGTAATCTGTTGGGCAGATTCTGATAGAGAGGACTCCCGAGGAGGTTATCGGGATAGCGGGTATGGCTCATTCGTACTCTACAACTTCGTTGAGAACAGGATATTCGCCAAGGGAAGATTGGAGCGACCGAATCACGGCTCCGTTTCGGATAAGGGCACTTTCTCGCTGGAGGATTGGCTATTTGGTGGTGGTCTGAATGGCGTCTTCTGTGCCTTTACTCCTACAGGAGAAATCATATGCAAAAAGAAATTTGAGGCCAATCTGTTAAATAGTGCCATTTCAAACGATGGTACCATGGCAATTTGTCAAACAGCGAATAACCCCAAGGGAGATGACGGAAACTTGCTCACGGCTTTCGACCTGGAAAGAAAGACCGAATTGTTTTCGATTCACCCTGAAACAGGTTGGGCCAACGAGTATGAGTTTAATGAGAAGGAGAAACAGTTCATCATTGTTCAGAAGGATATCGGTAAATTCTCCTACGACAAGACGGGAAATCTTCTCGATAAAGACCACTTTGAGACCACTAGGTTGACCTGCAAGAAATATGACATGATTCTGTTCACTGCAGAGGATGTACTGAAGCGGGAAACCGTACCGAAGGAACACGTTGAGTTGGTTCTTAAATCTATTCTCAATGCTAGAAATCTAGGAGCTGATAAGGATCATGGATGGAAGGCGATGGCCCTTAAACTTCAAGGGATTGCCCTTGAGGCGTTAGGTAGGAATAAAGAAGCGCTTGAGGTGTACGACGAAGCTTTGAGCATCAATCCAAAGGTTGGGGTAAAACGCAAAGCTGACAGTATTAGGAAAAAAGTCATTTAAATAATAATCGTATCGAATGCTTTAAACGTGAAGTCGCAAGAGAATTTCGGTTTAATGTGCTTAATGATATCGGTCCAGCTCTCGCTGACGTATCAGTATATAAAGCAGACCAATTATTCAACATGCGATGCATGTGCTTTTGGCAATGCTCGAAATTGAACCGAAATACAACCTGGTATAGAGATGAGGGTCTAAGTAATAGAGGTAGATATTGTGGAATTACAGTTTGGAAAGCTCTTGATGAAATTCGTATCAGGCTTGAAGATGAAGAAGACTGTAAAAACAATGCCATATGCGGAGGTGAGCAATTAATTGAAATACATACCATTATATAAGGACTTAACTGAAGAATCTGAAATTTGTCACTTCTGTAAAAGACCTTTGAGGTCATTAAAGGTATGGGTTCTTCAGGAGTCAATTTCTAAAGTGATTGTTTACTCAGGGCCGAACTGTGCAGAAAAGAATATTGATCCTGCCACAACCCTTAAGGATTTGCCTGATCTGACAAAGTTTACATCTTCGGCAGCTGGCGGCCCTGGGGGAAGTGGCGGAAGTGGTAGTTCTGGTAGCCATGCTTCTGATAGGAAAAGGGCTATTGAATATCTTGTGTTACGTGAAGAGAAGCTTGTCAGTAGCTTTAATACTAGTTACACCGTGTTAAAAGCTTATTATAACAAAATGCAAACCACTGAGCTCACTGATGAGGAAATCAAACACATAAATATTATCGAGTCCCATGCTCCTCAAGCCCTGAAGCTTACACAACTGCAGAAGTGTTACAATTACAACTTTTGGTTAGAGGTTGGTATCAAACGACTTGGCCCCCAGGATAATGGTTATCTAAAAGGTATCCGTGACATTCTCATAAAAAATCACGATATTCCAGCTGATAAATTGAAAGCCACGAACAAGTGGCTGAAGAACATTGATGGCGTCCCGCAACTAAAATAGGATTAATGTATTGAGAAGCGGACTCTTGAGCTTGACTCGTGAGGACTGACAAAGGCATGACTTATAAGATAATTATGCAAGTTGTAGAGGAAACTCAGGCGGGATTTCATCGCGGACGCAAAAAATAATTATAAAGTCACCTATGCTGGAGAGAAAGGTAAACCTTTAGATTGGCCCAAAAACTGGCCGGCCTGCTTTGTGACGTTGTGGAGTTGGGGTGTGGTTACCTTTTATGGCGTTAGTAATTCAACGTGTGAGGTGTGCGATGTCGAATAAACTTCTGATAGTGTTTTTACCATTTTTTCTGCTGGTCTCAAGTGCAATCGCAGAAGATGCAACTGGCAAAGTAACGCCTGAAATCTTGAGATGCGTGGTTAAGCTGGAAACCAATCCTGACGCAAGTGGAAAATACGAACGTGGCACAGGCTTTTTCGTTTCAGAATCAGTTTCACGGGGAGGCAAGCAAACTCGTAGAACATTTTTAGTGACCAACAAACATATGGTGGGTGACTGGACGTGGAGCTCTCCAGTTATTAAAAATTACAAGGATTATATAAATGCTATTGTATACACAGTCCACCCTATTGAAGGGAAATATTACAAAAAGCTTAGAGTCAATATAAAGGAAAGGGATAATAATTTAAATCATATATTAAGAATACATCCCAACCCTAATATAGATGTTGTTATTTTTGACTTGACAGAAGAAATAGATAAAACAGATGATTTAAATATAAGATCGTTTGATGTTAGCTATTTGATGCCATTTTATAGTATCAGCGATCAACTTATCGGTATTGGAGATCAAGTTTTTGCATTAGGTTACCCATTTGGCATATCGTCGGTTAAACATAATTTTCCCATAGCTAAATCCGGATATATAGCTTCAATTCCTAGTGAACCCTTTTACTCACAAGTCTTAATTGATGAAGATTCTGATCAACCTGTAATAAAACGCGTTGCTGCAGATATTACAGTAATCGATGGGCTTATCGTTCCAGGGAACAGTGGCGGTCCAGTCATTTTAGCGAATGAATTGAAATCACGTAGAGATCCGAAAACAAACCAAGTACAATTTTCTTCAAAGCAAACTGAAAATTATATTATTGGCATAGTTTCGTACGGGTTTAGCGGGTCCGGGCTCAGTTTTGTATTTAGCACAGATTACATCCGCTCCTTGATAGAGACATACATAGAAGAAAAGTTTCCTGTACCCAGACTAAAACTCATAAATGACCCTAGCAATTTAAGTAATCGTGATGACTAAATGGTTGACCGGAGAAATGTAGCGAAGTCGGAGCGTCTGACTGGATGAGGTTTTCAGGTAGCTCCAGCAGACTCGAAGGCTCGCTAAGTGAGGTAAAGATGGAATTACGAGAATGGGAAATTTGGCATACGTATTCTAGCACCTTGAGAGCTCGTGAGATCCATCTAGAATCCTTAGCCGAAATGCTTGTTCATGAAGGCGTGGCCCAGACAGTTCTTCATCGAGATGGACTTACATTTTGGCGTGGGAATGAGAGAGTGGGAAGAGGTACGACTGATGTAAATATTAATTCTACTGGAGTAATGGCAGAGATTAAATTTCAACCAGAGAACGATCAACAGCCTGAACTTTCCGGGTTTGCTCGGGAAGCCTGGTATCAAGCATCCCATTTTAGATTTAATGAAAAGCGAATCTTTCACCCCGATTCCGATTTGCCACCTCCATATGTCAGAGTTTATCTTGGGCAGTGTAATCTCGTGAACGAAGAAGAAGATACGTGCATTCGTATTTATCCAGTAGTTGTTATCTATGAAACGGGTGTAATTCTAGTCGAATTCCGAACAATTTCGCCTGACCGCGCCATTGAGGTGTCAGATTTCATTAGTGGCGCTATAAATCTGTTTCAGTATGGCTTTCAAAGAATCGAATGTTCTCCTGGTCTTGTGCGACTCGCCTCAAGAGTTTGGTACCACTCTCACCCACGTTGGCGTCTATATCATCGCGCAACGTTACTTTTTCTTGAACGAGGACATGATATCGCGGTCAAACACAATTCGAGAATTGACGATGAAGGTGATTTTGAGTTCGAGTTGGCTCCACTTCCAAATGCAGGTGAGGAAGAACGTTTAGATTCATTTGCCTTAACGATAATGCACGTGATTGCATACCTGGCAATTATGCCTCGCAAAGGATTCAGCTTTCTTTTCCGCGGACAGAAAGCGCTTCCGGGAATTGGAGATTACTGGGTCGGAAGGCCTCACATTTATCTAATAGATTTCGAAGGACAGAAAGAAACATCAGAAGAAAATCTTAAGGCTCACCATAAAGTTTTTGCTTCAATACTGGCACGAATCGAATTTCAGGACCACGAGATACCAGACCATCTTATGCCGGAAGACAGTAGGATTTTTTCAGACTACAATGCCTTCATTAACAAGGAAGCGTCGCTTTGGGTGTGGTCCCTTAGCGGGAAGCGGCGCCAGGGACAATGGGCAGATCAGAATCGTGGACACCTAATCTATGAACGTCAAGCGACGATGGAATTGCTGGAATACGGTTACATGTTGCATCACCGTGTCTTGGAAAAGGCGATGGAACTTTCGCGCTCTATGGATGTCTTGGACGCTCGCGAGGATCTTCTCGCTTTGGATGCCCGTATAGACCGTATCAGCGCGTTTGGAGAAATACGCCAACTTCTTTCGACAGGATGGAGTCGGTTTGGGGTGAAGGGGATTAGAAGGCAAATTAACGAAGCCCTGGCTGTCAGGGGACAGAAGGCGGCAACCAAGGAGCAAGTTATTGCTCAAGCACTTACGACTCGGCTGGCAATTGTCTTCGGTCTGGTCGCGGTGCCCGCTTTAGCAAGTCAGGTGCTGGAGCCATTGTGGGGGTGGTTGGACTTACCTCGCCCTGCAGACAAAAGTGCATTTATGACTATGTTAAATTTACTCGCTCTTACCGGTGTAGGTGCCATAGTTTCTGTTTCTTTTAGGAGACGGAGCTTCAATTAGATGGTTTACGGAATCCCTCAAGGAAATGTAAGTGAGATTCGGAGAATTGGAGGGAAACCCGATCGGATAGTGAAACACACAGGGGCCTGCCCTTGGCATGAGACAATGTTCCACTGCAACAGATATGCTCTAAACTACTAACCTATTAAATTAACATCAATTTCCCAGTACTCATTTTTATTTGCGCTGGGACGCCAGATTTCAAAAAGGTCACTTTTCTGCAGAGAAGTGGCCTTTTCCTTTAGTGCATCGTTTGAATCTACAATGATATCAAAGTGTTTTCTGAAAATAGGCGCCAGTTCACCACCCACTCAAAAAAGGTTCGAGTACACCGAATTGAGCAATCTGCGTTTTTCGGCCGGGTTTCTGTGCGGAGTAAAGACTAGCTGTTAGGGAGCTACGCACGGTTCTCAAGGGCAAGATCGGCGTATATTCGCTTGAGACGGCTCATTTCCGCTTCCATCTCCTTCATCCGCTTGAGATCGGAAGTCTCCATGCCGCTGTACTTCGACTTCCAGTTGTTAATAAGTGGCGTTGCTGATTCCTGCTTGCGGCAAACATCTTTGCCCTGCATGCCGGGCTCGGTGAAACGGGCTTTCTGTATTGGGCAACCTCCTGGCGCTTTAGAATGCCAGAAAGCCCCACTTTTTTTCATGTCTCATTATTGGGGAAGCTTACGACTCCATTTCCGATACGCGATAAGATCCTGCACTGTAACCACCGGAAGACCGTGGTGCCGTGCAAATTTCATGATCTCGGGCAGTCGGGCCATGCTGCCGTCAGGATTGGTCAGTTCACACAGCACACCGTACGGTTTCAGCCCTGCCAGCCGCATCAGGTCCACCGTCGCCTCGGTGTGTCCGGGGCGTTCCAGCACACCGCCGGGACGGGCTCGGAGCGGGAAGACGTGTCCCGGACGGCGCAGGTCTGAGGGACTGGCATGGTCGGCCACAGCGGCCGCGATCGTTGCCACTCGATCCGCAGCGGAGACACCGGTTGTGACCCCTTCTGCCGCCTCGATAGAAACGGTAAAGGCCGTCTGGAACCGGCTGTTGTTCTCCTCTACCATCATGGGGAGCTCCAGTGCCCTGACCTTTTCATCAGTCAGACAGAGACAGACGATGCCGCTGCAGTCGCGAATCAGCATGGCCATCTGGGCCGTGGTGAGGGATTCGGCGGCAAAGATCAGGTCACCTTCGTTCTCCCGCTCCTCGTCATCGGTTACGAGGACGCCGTTGCCGCCGCACAGGGAAGCAAGCGCCCGCTCAACTCGTTCAAGTGAGTGTGCTGCAAGAGGGTGATGCATGGTAGAGCCTCCAGAAGATTGAAGTGGCTTACCGACATCAGGGCGGACGGACGCTCCGCGCACGGATGTGCGCAGAGCGCCGGACAGGGGAATGGTTCCAGAGGGAAAAACCGCTGTCCTATCCTCTTTCATCCGGACTGTACCGTCGGCTCCGGCATTTCACCGGATCTGCTGGCCTTTCCCATACCGGGAAAGCGCTTGCGGGCTCTCCGGCGCACGCCGGAATACCGCCGGTGGGGAATTGCACCCCGCCCCGAGGATAAGTAGCCCCATCTATAGATGAACCGCATGAAGCTGTCAAGCAGCCGCTCTGAAAGAGCACGGCGGATCGGATGGAAAGCGGGGTGTCAACGCCTAGGGTAACTTGCCAAATCAACGCCTGAGAACAAGATTCGGCTGAGAAGAAAGGAGTCCTTGGAGAGTAGCAAGAATCAACGGCCGTTGACGGATGTTCAGCCGGACTTTGTTTTTCTGAAACGAGAGTTGGCACATCAAGATATCGGCAGGGCTAAGGCTAAGTGGCGGGGATCGGTATGGCAAGATTTGCTTGTTCGTTGTCATTGCATGGGAGACAGTGATCTGCCAATATCCTAGATAATTTACTTATCTGGGACAGCCCCAAATAAAATGACCTCGCCGCCCCCTCAGCCAAGAACTGCTGCAGCAGCTACCACATTCCTGATTCCGCTCCGAGTAAAAAGCGCTCTCGTCTCCTAATACCTGTCACTACTCAAAGTAATATTTTTCCAGCCGTCAAATTTCAACATCAACTACTATAGTTGTTTTTGCAGTCTCTCAGTAACCACGTATCCGTTGCCGTGGCATATATCACATCATCCATGCCCCGGAGGGGGGTGTCAGCATGTGGGGTATGGAACGTTGAGCCGAAAGTTCGAAGTGCGTTGACTAGGGGACGCCAGTAAAATCAAAGGGTTCAGCGTATATAAAAGCTGAACCCTTTTTACGTGACCCTTTGCGTGACCCCTTTTTCGGACATGCCACTTTTTTGGGTCAACTGGTGGTTCACCATGCGAACTTTCTGTGGCGATCCTTCATCCAATATTCCGGCGCAATGGTATTTAATTACTTCCGCGTAGATATCCCCAACGACCTATCCCATTACTTCCCTGTATCCGAAATCAAACGATCCCTGAAAACAAAAGACCTTGATGCTGCCAAGAAGAGGGAGATACGGAAAGCGATACTCGTTTTTTCTTATGCTCGTGCCGTTGCCAGTCTGAGGCAGGTCCCCCATGAGCGGCGGCGCGCTGACACCAACTGCGAGGAGGCCAACATCTCCCCTTAAATTGTAACGTGTCTTGTTGTCGTTATACTTAATAGCGGGATTTTTCGATGCCCGAACTTTCAAGGGAAGCAAAGATGATAATTATATTGGACCTGACTATTGTCTCAGCTATCAGAGATGCCACCAAGATAATCAAGATCGCTCGGTAATCGTATCCTGGAAATTTGGTCACTCAGACGGCGCCACCAGCTGCCTTTTTCCTGATTCTGATTGCCATGGTGCTGGCCTACCTGCTCGCGGTAGAAGGGATGAAGCGGGGGTTCTTCCATCACTTTGCCCTGGAGTGAAGTATCATCATATGACGAACAATCGACAAGGCATACATGGATCCATCGTTCGTCTGTTTAGCTTCTTACGGCGGGTGGCGCATGGATTTTTCCGTAATCAGGGGCTCTTGTTGTCCGGTGCCGTTGCCTATTACACCCTGTTGTCAATTGTGCCGTTGTCTATT belongs to Geobacter sp. SVR and includes:
- a CDS encoding glycosyltransferase family 32 protein — its product is MSDSTEADHRARSNFVQGCVQQSPDSDVASSVFPRKPPKRIVQFWNDLDRLPGDVRDCLESWRTVEEQGFELVLFDESKAGEFIHRKLGPRYKNAYDKCYHPAMQSDFFRLCYILVEGGCYVDADDVYHGHAIQHLFNDGRLKIQPLCYDMSTHGMVSPSAFTKPGVNDPNWIFYFNNNPLIAGRAHPIIELALARATLALERDIADELPDIQSTTGPGNLTKTIFDTAIKNDETRKTLVVLCDWENIATSKWPLSYRNDERNWRLSDRREYRRSILQNDKGDA
- a CDS encoding family 16 glycosylhydrolase, with the translated sequence MNLSRPLLAPSKLLYGIAMRCRRLLPRQISRTFGFSSPGEGPKIERIYVINLDRQPARLAEMEQELRHVLNWSGVELWNLTERSAAVDANHFMLEPLKDADIDPSYTLGEQLFVEPQPLALPTRLELNSPIQMSRPEIAVARSHINVWRQVAASNHEYALVLEDDVWFRSGFASHLDQAWGEIEAKGDRKSNFDILYLSYEEVKHGAPKTFLSSNVFRPLRGLWHLSGYVISREGAEKLLRLLPCRGPVDLWINHQFKVLDVHATRRSIISQRRDFSSTNSYSILPSLTKIGAITSEGASLFHVRPSERPVFAFGPGSSGLSSLAMALSMLGYRCCSDLQTLPSPEFEMLLTGRGDRVFDAYVNIGSLRGEVRALRERYPQAKFIVTTSKIEVTDEDDFKILDDLNGADIAVLHLESFNKWQIVCEHLRSAPPACAFPEFADLGQRQLLCGTIEADAVLNCETPKRDKSPWVVEPRQWWQGIRSVPIEGGSPITTAPVRASDCLKFLDTRLWLLRNDTFTGNLALFRPSNIEFRSGLGAALNIKKESLGVREYSAASLTSRDRYLFGRFEATIKASNVPGVVTGFFLHRDSPRQEIDIEIAGNRTDRLLVNVFYNPGDEGAKFDYGYRGAPSYIDLGFDAAESYHRFAIEWGPCEIRWYVDNRLVHRRADWEPTPIPHLPMALHVNAWPSRSKELAGRLTNRRLPTTTFIRSITLEANRHRRSLSL
- a CDS encoding carbamoyltransferase C-terminal domain-containing protein, which encodes MNILSYNPGHDGAIAYLKDAQLLFSIEAEKNSNYRYSPISSPDVFNALGELDEIPDVICTGGWWPRDHYDYLHGSNVHVGYRGMTKSDVIVDKRRLLGRPVHYFSSSHERSHLLCAFGMSSLPKGTPCYALVWEGAIGAFYEIDSELNITLLADVLNQVGNRYALLYGLADPTFPKDGPYPCFEYAGKLMALASFSNRNTPSAEERKLLDFLLDSPYRELSAYEGLESSRYYNVGVDDPEFRNFAGIFSDKIFDVFYQFAKTNMKKRMPLIIAGGCGLNCDWNTKWKESGLFPEVFVPPVANDSGSAIGTAIDAQFHFTGNPKIDWNVYSGLGFDTAGAFDMAMYDLCEADNERIADMLANDLILGWVSGKYEIGPRALGNRSILAAPFQESTRTRLNEIKQREQFRPIAPVCLEEDAARWFGCDHASPHMLYTYRARTDALAAVTHVNKTARIQTVSSATNRSLYNLLIAFKARTGYGVLCNTSLNFNGKGFINKIDDLSSYVVKHNLDGFVVEGRSYILKSSRRYQAYLGMSSL
- a CDS encoding tetratricopeptide repeat protein, with product MGILSFLFGQKNVQDGASKVATGHAGNKDISFIGGIAEIKSIDFMGEYQKSPSGEWVICWADSDREDSRGGYRDSGYGSFVLYNFVENRIFAKGRLERPNHGSVSDKGTFSLEDWLFGGGLNGVFCAFTPTGEIICKKKFEANLLNSAISNDGTMAICQTANNPKGDDGNLLTAFDLERKTELFSIHPETGWANEYEFNEKEKQFIIVQKDIGKFSYDKTGNLLDKDHFETTRLTCKKYDMILFTAEDVLKRETVPKEHVELVLKSILNARNLGADKDHGWKAMALKLQGIALEALGRNKEALEVYDEALSINPKVGVKRKADSIRKKVI
- a CDS encoding trypsin-like peptidase domain-containing protein; the protein is MSNKLLIVFLPFFLLVSSAIAEDATGKVTPEILRCVVKLETNPDASGKYERGTGFFVSESVSRGGKQTRRTFLVTNKHMVGDWTWSSPVIKNYKDYINAIVYTVHPIEGKYYKKLRVNIKERDNNLNHILRIHPNPNIDVVIFDLTEEIDKTDDLNIRSFDVSYLMPFYSISDQLIGIGDQVFALGYPFGISSVKHNFPIAKSGYIASIPSEPFYSQVLIDEDSDQPVIKRVAADITVIDGLIVPGNSGGPVILANELKSRRDPKTNQVQFSSKQTENYIIGIVSYGFSGSGLSFVFSTDYIRSLIETYIEEKFPVPRLKLINDPSNLSNRDD
- the ribB gene encoding 3,4-dihydroxy-2-butanone-4-phosphate synthase → MHHPLAAHSLERVERALASLCGGNGVLVTDDEERENEGDLIFAAESLTTAQMAMLIRDCSGIVCLCLTDEKVRALELPMMVEENNSRFQTAFTVSIEAAEGVTTGVSAADRVATIAAAVADHASPSDLRRPGHVFPLRARPGGVLERPGHTEATVDLMRLAGLKPYGVLCELTNPDGSMARLPEIMKFARHHGLPVVTVQDLIAYRKWSRKLPQ
- a CDS encoding DUF6538 domain-containing protein; translated protein: MVFNYFRVDIPNDLSHYFPVSEIKRSLKTKDLDAAKKREIRKAILVFSYARAVASLRQVPHERRRADTNCEEANISP